A window of Daucus carota subsp. sativus chromosome 2, DH1 v3.0, whole genome shotgun sequence genomic DNA:
aaatattaaaattttgatgggcTTAATTAGTTGGTAGTTGACTATGTtgtcattttattaaaatatatcacaaagagattattttattgatgggcccattattataacaattaattttgagactccaaattaaaattttaattactgaTAAAAATGACTCATGTACCATGTTGGGCCTGGAATGCCATGCTTGACGGGAATCCCATTTTCAGATATTGGTTGCTCAGCTTAGTCCATGAAGAACTTGACTGTGGCAAAATCAACagataatattaataatcacattataaaCAAGACAAACTAATAAAATGACCAACAACAAAACCAACGTgtttaaataaacaaaaatccaaaaaaaaacgTCTTCATTTCCAACTGTTTCCTATTTTCACCttacaaaacaacaaaaacaaaagacTCAACAACCAATAAAACTTATTAGGAGTATTTGGTTCGACACACACGTCAATCAATACCACAAATCTAAGCAAGTTCAGAGCTTTAGAATTTAGACGAAACAAAAtataacacatatatatttacctCACAAATGGGTGTAGTGAATTTTGGTACATGACCAGAAAACGGGGCAATTGAATTACTAAAGATCTCAATCTCGTCATCACTGCTCCAATCAAGACTTGTCTCACTTTCATCATCACTTGAGATGATCTCCACAAccttaattcaaaaacaaaacaagtaaAATCGATTGATGAATGGATGGATCGATAGACAGAGAGACAGACAGATTATAAATGGTTGGTGCAATATATAAATCtgagattatatttatataaataataaataactaaatgCACATCTAATCATTTATGAAAATCAAATTGCACCGTTTTGGAAGGTAGGGACTTGTTGTTGGTGTTTGTCATTTTAGACGCTGCTTCAGGAGCTTCAAGTTTGCTAAGAGCGGCTGTTTACTGCTAGAGTCGATATATTTCAGACACGAAGACgaagatgagtatgagtataCCTGGCTAGGGATACGTTTTTATAGATTTATGTAACAGAAACCGCAATGTGCATTCAGCCGTTATGTTGTCACGTGCAAATCACTGAGGTGAAATACACGCGCTCACTCTAAATACAGTTGTTCTGCACTCACTGCAGAGTGTGTGTGTTTAACGTGCATGCTGTTGTCTTggttttaaaatgatatttctttttgattataaatatgatATCCTTGGGATTGTGTTCGGAAAcatttaattcattttaaattttggattAAATGATATCTGAAGTGTTAATTTCAAAATGATATCTGAAGTATTGTTCCAAATCTTCaattttatataagtatttaaatgtcttggattttaaataaactcGAATCCAACTTTTTTTGTGTATCCAAAGATATTATTTGATTACATTCAAGATTTCTAATGATAtcgaaattcaaatttcaaaataaaccATTTGTTTTTCGTAAAAGTACTACACGGtaataactttaattcaatCGTATCTATTTGGGGTGTTACAAAAGATGATTTTTAATAGTTTTCTTTGTAAAACCCCCATGCATTAAATCTTCGAAGAATAAgaattgaaaattaattataatactaAGGcatctttttattttctttaaattataaaaatttaagtatTAGATTTGGATCTTAAGTGATTCAATAAGattagataataaattaattagtttttttaaaaaaaaattctaactaTTATTATAGGGTCGCTCTATGTAGTTTAGTGTGTGAACATTGAGAACATTTATTTGTTCCCGCAACCAAACTATTTGAATGATtgtctaattatatatatataattataaagtaaTATACTTATTTAGttaagataattatattgaatttaaCAACATAAAATACTATTAATTAATAGACACATAGTCACATTTATACATCGactgataaatatatttttaccaaattttgacaatttgaaaatattgttggggttatttgaaaaattaatgtGAAAAATAGCTCCTGTTAGCTCTGTATGTGAAACTCATGTATAATTGCACTAATGAAAATGAGAAATGCATGATCATTTCTTGTTTCATTTAGTTTTCTATTTAGATTGCATTGTCTCTACAGGGGTATATATAACTTTATAACCACTACATATCATATATCAAAGTATCCAAAtttgattattgttatataatttttatatttattaataaaattattattctctgaaattttggttacataactaaaatatataaatattgacatccatacggttggatcaataaaaaatatttttaaaaaaattcgaaaCACCAATTGAGTACTAAATACTAGCTAGTCAGTGATACTAATACTTGACtcataaaataacaaatcaaataaaatttattttttcccgaaattttggttatatcaccgaaatatatatataaatgttgaCATTCATATAGCTAGAtcgatgaaaaatatttttagacaaAATCAAAACATCAATTCAAGACTAAAGTACTAGTCAAACATCAACGGATAAAATAGAAAACCAAATGAAAGtattttttgaacttttggtTACGTCATTAAAATTTATGGatgtataaaattttggttcaataacatgtacatattataaaaatattatgaaaatattgcatttttcaagttttaacgagtcaaacgagttcgagccgaactcgagccgaacACAATAAAAACTCTGCTCGAACTCGTTTTCTTAATGAacatgtgttcgagctcgagtaATTCTGAACGAACCTAGCTTTAATCGAGACGAGCTCACATTGATATTTTCTGTGGTGCAGTGCATACCTGAAATGCATTTGTGAGGCATTGAATCGAGTTGTAGTGCTGACTACACTATTGTGGTCAGGTGGATATCCCATTATATACTCCATTTCTTTCCTAATGTGTTGACCGTTGTGTGTTGCAAAAAATatctagttatattttttgcaaTGTCGAAGCACATCTTTCCTAATGTGTTCTGGCGGATAAGATCCTGAATTATCAAGTTTGTGAGATATCTTCTTGATTTCACGTGTATAGTTTAATAGTGATGCAGCTGAACTTGGTTCTTTTATCCCATTCCACCCACCAATTTTTTATCGAAGGAAGGGCTCCGTATATGGTGGATGGACCGGAAGGATTTCAAACCTTCTAAGATTATGAAGGTACCCTCTTTTTCTGGCTGCTGCACTAAAATGTATGTAGTCCACCAATATAGGCTTAATCTCATATGAATAGCTGCGCGCTTATGATTCCCAGGTCCTTTTTGGGTGCCCACGGCATGTTCTCAAAACAAATATAGGGAGGCCCCTTAGCTAGCTCTTGTTGGAATATCTCTACAAAAGGTTAATGTGATCCCAGCACTGGAAACTCGGGGAAGTCCAAATCCATTCACTGGCTTCCCCCAGGTTCTATTTGTTTTCGACCATTTCTGTCTGGAAACTTTTCTCTTCTTGAGTTGCTTGTGTACTCCAGCCTCGTCCAATCCTGTTTTCATACAAAAACAATGTGTTATACAGCTCAGTTCATGAAAACACTATTGTACTTTTAAATGACATTCTAATATTGTTACATTTGACATTATTCACCTTGAATAAAGTCCAGCTAGCCGATCGATCTCGCTTGTACAAGCTATTAAACAAGTAATGAATCTAGCAAAAGATGCTAACCACATCTTTCTGCAGCGCTGAAAATGCTTCATCGTATTGAAAACCCCATATGTTTGTGAAGATTTTATAGCCTTAATAAGTTGACACAAAATGAGATGAGATTTGCATTGATTGTTAAACACCGCTATAAAATctctttcaaaacaaattaaTCTATAATTATTAATGCGGCCGGCTTCTGATATAAAGAATTGTCACATATGAACTATATGAGAATATTTGTTTCATTTCACTTTCCCAGCATGCATGGTACAATTTGTGAGGTAACAAAAAATTCATTGAtgagtataaattttatttttgttttcagtTCTATATCAGTTTCATATAACCTTTGGAAACCTAAACTTAATCAGTAATTcaatatacattaaattttattatgggagactaatttgtattttaaaaaatcacgACTAGGATGAAAAaacattcaaatatatatatgaacctCATGTGAATtcattacatataatataaaataaatcttacAAAAACATtcttctaaataatttttttgtgtgGGGGAGGGGCTAAaaaatttttgtaataatattttttatgtataaaaattaagttttttattttaagttcatgGCCCCCTCCCCCTTAATAGTTCTTTCCATGCTTCGCTAACTTTCTGCTAATCTTGTGTACCGAAAACAAGAGCAGACATTACCTCAGATTCTTGGGCGCTATTCACATTCAAAAGGTCTACATGATTAGCTCTTGCCGACTGATCAGAGGAGTGTGGAACATTAGGTGCATGATTAAAATCATTGGGAAGTTTCTCAAGGGTCTGAGAAGAGTACTAGTTGACGTATATTAATTCAAACatcaaaattatttagaaaCTCAGCTAGACACTAATCCAAATTTATATGCCTGCAGGTAATGTCCTGACAGAGTGTAGTTCAAACTTAAGGTAATTTACTACGAACCATGATTTCGCATGAAGTTCTTAATGCATTCCTTTTACCGTAACAATTAAAGAACTTGATTTATAGTATATCAGCCGATCAACTTATTGCCTATCTGCCAAAACCGAACAACTAAAATTAGAGCACCGCTAGAAACACAGTTTATTGAACTGATATTGCGTTTCTCTGCTACCTAGACCTCAAATCGTGGTAGCATCTTCATCATTAAGCAAAGCAAGAGTCTCGGTGTAAGGAAACACACACTCAAGTCTATGACTATATGCGGGAACAAATTGATCCATTCGGTTACTCTCCAAATTCCAAGAGACTATTTCACGATTAGTCCCCAAATAATTCTGAAGTAGAATCTCACCATTATTTCTAACCCCTATAGGCACCCAACCATCAATCATATTCCTCGTATGTTGGAAATCTATTGTGTAGAATTTGTTTGAACTCTGATCATATATCATAGTGAACCACCAGCGCCACCGAAGATGCACATTATTATATGGatgataataacaaataataagGTAACGATCATTAATTGGCATCAGATAGGGAGTCCAATTCCTCGATGGCTTTTTCCATGTCATAACCTTGCCAAACATCCAGTTTCCCGTATCCAAAGAAATCAAGGTGTTAATGTCATCTCCGTATTTTATCCAGTACCATATTCCGTTTAAACAAGTACATTCACTTATGGAACCAGATTTAACTGAAGTGTCTTTACTAATTAGTGTCCAAGAGTTGGTCTTCAAACTATAGAACTCAATTACAGTTGCCTTGTTTATGTAGATGCTCATTCTCAAAATCCTGTAGTCATTTGCCTTGGAATCAAACCACAACTTAAATGGACGAAAATAGGGTTTATGGGGATGATAATACTGGCCGTGAGGAGAAGCTGGAACAACTTTAAATTTTCTAATGGCGGGATTCCAAAGACAAAGACGTTCTGAATCTGCAGCTTTGGTAAAACAAATTAGTCCATTGCAGCCATGTAGAAAGCTGAATTTACCAGGATCTAACATGCTATACTCATCCAACGCTTCTTTATCATAGTTCAACGAATAATAATCAAGGCCATGATAACCGCGAGGTCGTCTCTTACCATGATGCTTACAAAGAAGATACTTTTTATTACTTGGACGAGAGAGGTGTATGTTTATGAAGTAGTGAGATTTTATCAAAGCATACCAGGATTTGCAAACGGACATCCATCTCCCAATAGATTTGACGCATGCCACTCTAAGGATAACTTGCTCTATAATCTCTTCGGGGAGAAAGGGTAAACAAATACGTCGTCGTCTAGCAACCCTTGTTTTCTTAGTAACCATTGTTTTATAAGCAATGCAGGGGAGGTAATTCAGAGACCTAAAGAAACAAACGAAAGTAACGTTAACTCATACTCAAACAGATCATCTTAATATTGAATTTCTTCAATGAAACAGAAAGCTGATAGTAAAGGAAAAAGCTGAAAATAGATACTATATATTTGCTAGGCAAGTCATCTGCTGGGTATTTATAGATGTTGTTCTAGCGAGTCCTTGTTGGATGGCAATCACAATTCTTCATACACTAATTAATTATACCCTATACTTCAGTGTCCTGATTTAGCAGGAGTAACTAGtaagtaaaaatataatccaGTTCCCAGATTAGTCATCTTAATAGGAGTAAATATATAACTGGTACATGTCGCTCCGTTTCAATTAAATTAGCTAGTATATTAGTGGATtatataaaatgaataaaaattcttGATTTATTAAGTTGGTAAGTGGTATATGTCTTTTCTGTGAAGCCTAtacttaatatttaaatatagtacaaagtaaaaacaaatacatgtatattaactaaaatcaatatttgaAAATCGGTAATTAGGAACAATTGATGAGGTAATCAGGAATTAATTAAAATGACTTAGTTGCGAATGATAGGCATTTAGGGtattttttttgatgatttattgaagTACTAATAATTggacatatttaaaaatattataagtttgataaattaagttggagttttaaaatcaaataattaattagaaaacgcttaatcaataaaatctataacttttaaaaatcaaatgaataaaaaatacttaatttataaaatcagtAGATTTTTAAACCTAGGTTGAAGCACATTTATCATCCTAGTATATAGAGTCCACATCctagtaaaaatatatttaatcaatttttatacacaaaaaattcattataaatttatgtaGTTATCGATATCTTGTCCTTCATCCTCAATTGTCACTAGACgtcattaatataaattaaaatataatttattattcttatTGATTCATTCTAAATGCTTATTGCACAGTCATGATGATATAAATTTTCATCCTTATCAATTTATATACGTTATGATGATATATGTCATGTTAACCAACTCAAGAACTATTATATGTCCTCtgtcaaaaaagaagaagaaaaaaaccaTATATCCATGTTCTTATAAATTGATATCATTATTAgacttacaaatataaaaatttattaattttcaaaaaactatatatttaaaatattaaatatattaatattaatgaaatgtttGTTTTAGGATATTGATCGGTGTCCTACCGACCATACAAAACTTATAGTCTTACCAGACTTATCTTACTTAtaaccagtgttctaaaaatccccgatttaaccgattaaggTCGGCCACtaatccgatttttgaaattcgattaatccttatatatatttcttaattgaaatatatatgataaattattagaattaaaatactatattactttaaatatgagtaattataaagtttatgaatatagtaaatatattagttactaaatagctaatataataataattaaatattaaaataaatccgattttcacaccgattaatccttctgattaatctccgatttccgattaatccctgaatcggtaACTCAATCGATTAGgaccgattcccgatttctgtaacactgcttATAACACCAATacatcaaaagaaaaaagaaataaatgtatATTTAAACTAAACCTATATTTTACATACAGGAGTTATATTATCTAGTTTTTCTAATATTCCTCTAAATCATTATATTCAAAGTTGTAAATAAAACACGAGTTTAGAATTCAATGGAAACTTATGTATGTGAGACTTGAGAAGACCTCTCAGGGAGGTAAGAAAgcgtgatatatatatatagtattatatACCATCAACTTTGTTAtctttttcttgaaaaaaaaattaacttgaaAACTTGGAGAATGACCAGCTATAAGCCGCCATGTGCGTCATGGTGGACTGAAGAAAGAGTAGTAATTATTTGATTATCTAATCAATATCCAAAACAAAATGAGTTGGAGAAACGTGTGGATTTATCTTTAATGGAGTGCAAACCCCCCTCCCCCCCCATGGGCCGTAAAGTTGGGTCATACGATGAGTTTATGAAATTTACTAAATTCATGTTTTATTtgcttgattttttgaattctcATATTCTGTACTCAAATTTGTGAGATATCAAATTTAGAAATCTAAAAATTGATTATGATTTTTTAAAACACATGTATgattatcatatataatattattttatattatcctaaaaaatatttataagaaatttaaaagttatatataaataaatgttattgttaataaaaatatttataattatttatataataaaatactttAATCCGACACTCCATGAACTATACGTgatcaataattatattgaattattttatacTCGTCTTTGTCCTCCTGTCTccaaattaattcaattataaGTAATAAACATGtactttttatgattaaattaaacttAGATGTTATTATTGAGAACCAGAAGAAATAAATTGTTATGAATTGTTTGaacaaatttgtatatatatttagagtaaagttctatggagaccacttttattggagaccatggagaccacttatgttctgcaatcaaaacactataaaatacataattttgtgaagtatgttcaacaaatatcatgtattcattcaAATTGTTGAAGAGCATATATGTTTCATAtgtatataatgtatgttctgcaagttgaacaatgtcctgcaaactaaatatatttcgtagaatataacattttgtaatgttctacatgcgaaacttatatgatattcaagattttaaagtgaaataatgattttgtacaacatgatgtgcaaaactatacgttttgcaatgtttttatgcaatatttcacttgcagaacataagtggtctccacggtttccaataaaagtggtctccatagaactttactctatatatttatatatatattatcaaatatgattataaaactaatctttaaaaaattcaaaaccacaaatgaataaataaaatcaaaattttctaacTTTCAGAGTCCAGTCATGCAACAATTATATTAAAAGGCCACTCTTCatgtgaaattttaatatttgccgACATGTATTGAGGGAGGGTAATGTGCTcaacattataattatattattattttgataaagtAAGTCATTTTATGCACATGACAAATGGAGGCCAAACATTTCAGGAAAAAAAAGGGAAATCAACAACACATTGCCATTAAATCTCATACTATTATCTTATTCGGTTGCAGAGAGTTACTAGTATATACGtaactattaaaaaataaataaatatttaatgaggttaaaataaaaataatttaataacaatattaaGCTCCATACAGATTGCAGTTTGCAAGGGGGTTTATTATAATGCGCCCGGCCTTACAAGTCcccattataatattaaatattactgTGTATTATTATGCCAAACAAAAGCACCAGCAGAAAAGCACATATTAATACAGCCTTGTTAACTCATTCTCTCTCCCTGTCTCTCTCTTAGAACAAGCAGACACTAATCCACAGAGAGGAACAACAGTTTGAGGTAATTGAGTCTTTTCTCCAACATATTTCATCATTTGATTCCATGTCTTGTCTAACTGCTTTCTTGAAACATGTTCAATACCATGAAATATGTGTTTGTTGATTGTTTTGCTGTTCTTGGGCTGGGCTTGTATCTTTGCATAGCTCAATTTTGATTTATGACTTGACCAATTTGTGTTCATGTACCAAGATAATAACTTTTTTGTTTCTTTATGTTTATCACTAACTTGGATCATTTGGGTGAGAGTGGAAATATAAGAATACTAATTGTGAGGATCAAGTCCCCAACTGTATACCAATTATTTGTTTCAGATGTCGGGATTTTCGGAGGAAAAGTAAGTTTCGGATGTTGCTTGAGGAATTTGTACCTGGGTGACTTTGTTTTGTGCAAATTGAGAaagttatgatttttttaaaactagTACAATGTTTAGTTAATTGAGGAAGATTTTTGGTAAGATGGTATGTTAGCTATTGTTTTACACTATTATAACCTTTATGCTTGGGTATCGAAAGAGTTGATTCTTTTATGTTTTTGATGGTGATTCAGATGATTGATATAATATTGCATCAGTGTTTTATTCAATCAAGTGTGTTATAGGCTAGTGAATATTAGCTTTGTGGAGTTTGACAATTGTGACtgtgattatgtgattgttTTAGCTTTTGCAACTAAAAATGGGATCTGAAGCGCCAAAGAAGGTGACAATCCATGTGACTGGATTCAAGAAATTTCAAGGGGTTGCCCAGAATCCTACTGAGACTATTGTCACTAACCTGAAGAATTATGTTGAGAAGAGGGGTTTGGCGCCAAGTGTTACTTTAGGGAGCTGTGAAGTTCTTGAGACCGCTGGAGATGGTGCACTGCCTATGCTTTACAAGGTCATGGAATCAGGTCTATCGGGAGAATATGGCTCCAACAATGAACAAGTTGTATGGGTATGTACTTCTCACCCTTTGTTTGATTGATGTTGTTAGCTTCATGCTCAGTACATACTAGCTATCTGTTCCTTATTTATGTTTTTCCTTTTGTGCGAATTTTTGATTCTAGGTGTTAGATTTTGGTTTAGCAGAAATGTGAAGTGCACGAatcattcaaatattttttttccccaTTGGTATTTTCTTACTGTTTACGTTGCTGTTTTTGCTAATAATCTTGCACTTTTACCCTTTTCCAAAGCTTCACTTGGGGGTGAATAGTGGATCAGTTAAATTTGCTATTGAGCAGCAGGCTGTGAATGAAGCCACCTTCCGTTGTCCTGATGAGCTGGGATGGCAGCCTCAGGTAGATATGCGCTGTTTCAGTACTTCTcttattttctatattatttaACTGTCCTTGTTTTAAGTGTTATATTTGTCTGCAGCAATTGCCTATAGTCGTTGCTGATGGAGGAATCACTCAAACAAGACAGGTAATGTTCTCTTCGCCTCTTTTGGCAAagatcttaaatattaatttaactcTCTGACCTGTTTTTACTTTCTAGTATGTAGAAGAAAGTCAAAAAGACCAAGCTAAGTCAAACTATATGAAAGCCGTTATTTGTTCTATCACATCCATAGTAAAGAGATACTAAATCAGGCCTCTACACCTTTTAGTGAaagtttaaattagaatatcagATCATTAAAAGTGAAGATTGCACCCTTCTCTATTCTTTAGTTTTGGAACTAAGCTAAGACCAAAACCTACTACCCTGAAAAAGGAACAGATAGGTAAATGGTCCTTATGCTTTCTGTTCATATCCAATTGCCAAATCCGATGTAAGCCAAGTAGCTGGGTCAATCT
This region includes:
- the LOC108207664 gene encoding putative F-box/LRR-repeat/kelch-repeat protein At1g11620 encodes the protein MVTKKTRVARRRRICLPFLPEEIIEQVILRVACVKSIGRWMSVCKSWYALIKSHYFINIHLSRPSNKKYLLCKHHGKRRPRGYHGLDYYSLNYDKEALDEYSMLDPGKFSFLHGCNGLICFTKAADSERLCLWNPAIRKFKVVPASPHGQYYHPHKPYFRPFKLWFDSKANDYRILRMSIYINKATVIEFYSLKTNSWTLISKDTSVKSGSISECTCLNGIWYWIKYGDDINTLISLDTGNWMFGKVMTWKKPSRNWTPYLMPINDRYLIICYYHPYNNVHLRWRWWFTMIYDQSSNKFYTIDFQHTRNMIDGWVPIGVRNNGEILLQNYLGTNREIVSWNLESNRMDQFVPAYSHRLECVFPYTETLALLNDEDATTI
- the LOC108205971 gene encoding uncharacterized protein LOC108205971 translates to MGSEAPKKVTIHVTGFKKFQGVAQNPTETIVTNLKNYVEKRGLAPSVTLGSCEVLETAGDGALPMLYKVMESGLSGEYGSNNEQVVWLHLGVNSGSVKFAIEQQAVNEATFRCPDELGWQPQQLPIVVADGGITQTRQTCCSAEAILQFLKKDGHAVTLSDDAGRYVCNYVYYHSLRFAEQKGHKSLFVHVPLFSKIKEEAQMEFVAALLEAIASTC